One window of Vibrio sinaloensis genomic DNA carries:
- a CDS encoding Nif3-like dinuclear metal center hexameric protein, with amino-acid sequence MNNLQLEKILNEKLSPQLIKDYAPNGLQVEGTSTIKHVVTGVTASQALIDKAVQLNADALLVHHGYFWKGEPEPIRGMKGKRIRTLIKNDINLYGYHLPLDIHPQLGNNAELARLLDIEVEGGMEGNEQSVAMFGRLNKPVSGADFAAKINSVLNRAPLHIAPEQEDKLIETVGWCTGGGQDYIELAVKLGLDAFVSGEISERTTYTAREMGVHYFAAGHHATERYGVKALGEWLTQEHGIQVTFIDIDNPV; translated from the coding sequence ATGAACAACTTACAATTAGAAAAGATCCTCAATGAGAAGCTCTCTCCACAGTTAATTAAAGACTACGCACCGAACGGTTTGCAGGTCGAAGGTACATCGACAATCAAGCACGTTGTCACTGGTGTGACGGCATCGCAAGCTTTGATTGACAAAGCGGTTCAACTCAATGCTGACGCGTTACTGGTTCATCATGGTTACTTCTGGAAAGGGGAACCTGAGCCTATTCGTGGTATGAAAGGTAAGCGTATTCGCACTTTAATTAAAAATGACATCAACCTCTATGGTTACCATTTACCTCTTGATATTCACCCACAGTTGGGCAACAACGCCGAACTAGCACGGTTACTCGATATTGAGGTTGAGGGTGGTATGGAAGGAAATGAGCAATCCGTCGCCATGTTTGGTCGCCTAAATAAGCCTGTTTCTGGCGCTGATTTTGCGGCCAAAATTAACTCGGTTTTGAATCGTGCGCCGCTGCATATTGCTCCTGAACAGGAGGACAAGCTGATTGAAACCGTCGGTTGGTGTACCGGTGGTGGCCAAGATTATATTGAATTGGCGGTGAAACTTGGCTTGGATGCGTTTGTCTCTGGTGAGATCTCGGAGCGCACCACTTACACCGCCCGTGAAATGGGCGTTCACTACTTTGCCGCAGGGCATCATGCAACCGAGCGCTATGGTGTTAAGGCGCTAGGAGAGTGGCTGACTCAAGAGCATGGTATCCAAGTGACTTTCATTGATATCGATAACCCGGTCTAG
- a CDS encoding DUF4442 domain-containing protein, whose protein sequence is MHKSLAKIYKPGLVKFALNIWPPFWGAGIKILSISDDFREVKMRLKLRWWNKNANRTQYGGSIFSLTDPTYSLMLMGILGERYYVWDKEASINFIKPGQSDLFAEFCVTDDQLQSILSQTAEGDKCFPEFVIYVKDCQGQVVSEVQRKLYVRKKPQFRDEEEQQTA, encoded by the coding sequence TAAACCTGGTTTGGTGAAATTTGCGCTCAATATATGGCCACCGTTTTGGGGCGCAGGAATAAAAATTCTCTCTATTAGTGATGATTTCCGTGAGGTCAAGATGAGGCTAAAGCTGAGATGGTGGAATAAAAACGCCAATCGAACTCAATATGGTGGCAGTATCTTTTCATTAACGGATCCCACTTATTCACTGATGTTGATGGGGATTCTGGGTGAGCGCTATTATGTGTGGGATAAAGAGGCGAGTATTAACTTTATAAAGCCGGGTCAGAGTGACCTGTTTGCCGAGTTCTGTGTCACCGACGATCAACTGCAAAGCATACTTTCACAAACAGCAGAAGGCGATAAGTGTTTCCCTGAGTTCGTTATCTATGTCAAAGATTGCCAAGGGCAGGTCGTTTCTGAAGTGCAACGTAAGCTTTATGTGCGTAAAAAGCCTCAGTTCAGAGACGAAGAAGAGCAGCAAACGGCATAA
- the fldA gene encoding flavodoxin FldA — MASVGIFFGSDTGNTEAVAKMIQKQLGKQLVHVQDIAKSSKEDIDNFDLLLLGIPTWYYGEAQCDWDDFFPELEQIDFSTKLVAIFGCGDQEDYAEYFCDAMGTVRDIVEAKGGTILGYTSTEGYEFEASKGLVEGDDSQFVGLCIDEDRQPELTEERVTNWCKQIYDEMCLAELEG; from the coding sequence ATGGCAAGTGTAGGCATCTTCTTTGGTAGCGATACAGGTAACACTGAAGCTGTAGCAAAGATGATTCAAAAGCAACTAGGTAAACAACTGGTTCACGTTCAAGATATAGCAAAGAGTAGCAAAGAAGATATCGACAACTTTGATCTCTTGCTGCTTGGTATCCCTACTTGGTACTACGGTGAAGCACAATGTGACTGGGACGACTTTTTCCCAGAACTAGAGCAGATCGATTTCTCGACCAAGCTAGTCGCTATCTTTGGCTGTGGTGACCAAGAAGATTATGCCGAGTACTTCTGTGATGCGATGGGTACCGTGCGCGATATCGTTGAAGCGAAAGGCGGCACTATCCTTGGTTACACTTCAACCGAAGGTTACGAGTTTGAAGCGTCGAAAGGTCTGGTTGAGGGTGATGACAGCCAGTTTGTTGGTCTATGTATCGACGAAGATCGCCAACCAGAGTTGACTGAAGAGCGCGTCACTAACTGGTGTAAGCAGATTTATGATGAGATGTGCCTTGCCGAGTTAGAAGGCTAA
- a CDS encoding DUF1853 family protein codes for MNALQRFYHWIHETPSLFTLTPPFVDLKGLAIGPLQQMDYQGNPRLGFIYQHLCTELLSNSEKYSLLEEEIQVNNPSGQTLGAIDLILDNLETQRQEHWEVAIKFYLLHQGVWYGPNAHDQLDKKLERMLSHQLKMSASSEFLQQYPHYSALTERLLIQGRLYINPFSPEATPKECLGLTINPSQITGYWCYQSQWEKIGEPLYELEKPLWAIGLEAFNTPIDKPNGRFVHAQTKEGQFWFVVPDSWPN; via the coding sequence ATGAACGCTTTACAACGTTTTTATCACTGGATCCACGAGACACCTTCGCTATTTACACTCACGCCGCCGTTTGTCGATCTCAAAGGGCTAGCTATCGGACCTTTACAGCAAATGGATTATCAAGGTAACCCGCGGCTCGGATTTATCTACCAGCATCTGTGTACTGAGCTACTCTCCAATAGCGAAAAGTACTCCCTACTGGAAGAAGAAATCCAAGTTAACAACCCATCCGGACAAACCTTAGGGGCTATCGATCTCATCCTAGATAACCTTGAAACTCAGCGGCAAGAGCACTGGGAGGTCGCGATAAAATTTTATCTACTTCATCAAGGCGTTTGGTACGGACCGAATGCCCACGATCAGCTAGATAAAAAGCTTGAGCGGATGCTCTCTCATCAACTAAAAATGAGCGCCTCCTCTGAGTTCCTGCAACAGTATCCTCACTACTCTGCTCTCACTGAGCGTCTGCTGATTCAAGGGCGTCTTTACATCAACCCTTTTTCACCTGAGGCGACGCCGAAAGAATGCCTAGGGCTTACGATCAACCCGAGCCAAATTACGGGCTATTGGTGTTATCAGAGCCAGTGGGAAAAGATTGGCGAACCGCTGTATGAACTGGAAAAGCCGCTTTGGGCAATTGGTTTGGAAGCGTTCAATACCCCAATCGACAAACCCAATGGACGATTTGTTCATGCTCAGACCAAAGAGGGTCAATTTTGGTTTGTTGTGCCTGATAGTTGGCCAAATTAA
- the pgm gene encoding phosphoglucomutase (alpha-D-glucose-1,6-bisphosphate-dependent), whose product MAMHPRAGQKAQQQDLHNIPALVANYFLLQPDPKNPAHKVEFGTSGHRGTADKVTFNENHILAIAQAVAEVRAEKGTTGPLFVGKDTHALSEPAFSTVVEVLIANGVQVIVQQHNGYTPTPGISHAILTYNQAHEAKADGIVITPSHNPPQDGGIKYNPTHGGPAEGELTQAIQDRANALIAEGLQGVKRMPLAEAKASELFVETDLVKPYIDDLVNVIDIEAIQNAKLKIGVDPLGGSGIDYWRQIAKTYNLDLTLVSEAIDPSFQFMSLDKDGVVRMDCSSPYAMAGLLALKDEYDLAFGNDPDYDRHGIVTPKGLMNPNHFLAVCIDYLYRHREGWGKEVAVGKTLVSSALIDRVVADLGRELCEVPVGFKWFVDGLYQGQFGFGGEESAGASFLRKDGTPWSTDKDGIILCLLAAEITAATGKNPQEYYEELAAKHGASEYNRIQAVANGPQKAVLSKLSAEMVTAETLAGDAITARLTHAPGNGAAIGGLKVTTENGWFAARPSGTEDIYKIYCESFKGAEHLKQIEAEAQEIVNQVFANAGL is encoded by the coding sequence ATGGCGATGCACCCACGAGCGGGACAAAAAGCTCAGCAACAAGACCTTCACAATATTCCAGCCCTAGTCGCTAACTATTTTCTTCTCCAGCCTGACCCAAAAAATCCAGCACACAAAGTTGAGTTCGGAACCTCCGGTCATCGTGGTACAGCGGATAAAGTCACTTTCAATGAAAATCACATCCTCGCGATCGCGCAGGCGGTAGCGGAAGTTCGCGCCGAAAAAGGGACTACCGGGCCGTTGTTTGTCGGTAAAGATACCCATGCATTGTCTGAACCCGCGTTTTCTACTGTGGTCGAAGTGTTGATCGCCAATGGCGTGCAAGTGATTGTGCAGCAGCATAATGGTTACACACCAACTCCGGGCATTTCGCACGCTATTTTGACCTACAATCAAGCGCATGAGGCAAAAGCCGATGGTATTGTGATTACCCCATCGCATAACCCACCGCAAGATGGCGGTATCAAATACAACCCGACTCATGGTGGTCCAGCCGAGGGTGAACTGACTCAAGCTATTCAAGATCGCGCCAATGCTTTAATTGCTGAAGGCCTGCAGGGTGTGAAACGCATGCCGTTAGCAGAGGCAAAAGCGTCTGAGTTATTCGTAGAAACCGATCTGGTTAAGCCATATATCGATGATCTAGTGAATGTCATCGATATCGAGGCGATTCAGAACGCTAAGCTGAAGATCGGTGTCGACCCATTAGGCGGGAGCGGCATTGATTACTGGCGTCAGATCGCCAAGACTTACAACCTAGACCTCACGCTAGTGAGTGAAGCTATCGATCCTTCTTTCCAGTTTATGTCTCTGGACAAAGATGGTGTCGTACGCATGGACTGCTCTTCTCCATACGCAATGGCCGGGTTATTGGCGCTGAAAGACGAGTACGACTTAGCGTTTGGTAATGACCCTGATTACGATCGCCACGGTATTGTGACGCCGAAAGGATTAATGAACCCGAACCACTTCTTAGCTGTGTGTATTGATTACCTATACCGCCATCGCGAGGGGTGGGGTAAAGAAGTTGCAGTGGGTAAAACACTCGTGTCTAGCGCCCTGATTGACCGTGTGGTCGCGGACCTAGGCCGAGAATTGTGTGAAGTGCCAGTCGGCTTTAAGTGGTTTGTTGATGGACTTTATCAAGGTCAATTCGGCTTCGGTGGTGAAGAGTCGGCGGGCGCTTCATTCCTGCGCAAAGATGGTACGCCTTGGTCAACGGACAAAGATGGCATCATCTTATGTTTGCTTGCCGCGGAAATCACAGCGGCAACCGGCAAGAACCCACAAGAGTACTATGAAGAGCTAGCGGCGAAACACGGAGCGTCGGAGTACAACCGTATTCAAGCTGTGGCAAATGGACCGCAAAAAGCTGTGCTGTCTAAGTTGTCTGCTGAAATGGTAACGGCTGAGACACTCGCAGGTGATGCGATTACTGCGCGCTTAACTCATGCACCAGGTAATGGCGCTGCGATTGGTGGACTTAAAGTGACCACTGAAAATGGCTGGTTTGCTGCGCGTCCATCGGGCACTGAAGATATCTACAAAATCTACTGTGAGAGCTTTAAAGGCGCCGAGCACTTGAAGCAAATTGAAGCTGAAGCACAAGAGATCGTAAATCAGGTATTCGCTAACGCAGGCCTGTAA
- a CDS encoding citrate synthase, giving the protein MADKKATLHVEGQAPIELPIMEGALGTPVIDVRKLGANGYFTFDPGFLATASCESQITYIDGGKGILLHRGYPIDQLANNADYLEVCYILLYGEAPTREQYEKFKTTVTRHTMVHEQIASFFHGFRRDAHPMAVMCGVVGALAAFYHDSLDINNDTHREITAYRLLSKMPTLAAMCYKYSIGQPFIYPRNDLSYAENFLHMMFANPCEEYAVNPVVARAMDKIFTLHADHEQNASTSTVRLAGSSGANPFACIAAGIASLWGPAHGGANEACLKMLEEIGSVENIPEYIERAKDKDDPFRLMGFGHRVYKNYDPRATVMRETCHDVLKELNIQDPLLDVAMELERIALSDEYFVSKKLYPNVDFYSGIILKAIGIPVSMFTVIFALSRTIGWIAHWNEMHSDPLNRIGRPRQLYTGEVQREFSPMHERE; this is encoded by the coding sequence ATGGCAGATAAGAAAGCTACCCTTCATGTTGAAGGTCAAGCGCCTATCGAGCTGCCGATTATGGAAGGTGCACTTGGTACCCCTGTAATTGACGTTCGTAAACTGGGAGCAAACGGATACTTCACTTTTGACCCAGGTTTTCTTGCCACTGCATCCTGTGAATCTCAAATCACCTATATCGACGGTGGCAAGGGTATTCTTTTGCACCGCGGTTACCCCATTGATCAGCTAGCGAATAACGCTGATTACTTAGAAGTCTGTTACATTCTTCTTTACGGTGAAGCCCCAACACGTGAACAATACGAGAAATTCAAGACGACCGTTACTCGTCACACTATGGTCCATGAGCAAATTGCAAGCTTCTTCCACGGCTTCCGCCGTGACGCTCACCCAATGGCCGTAATGTGTGGTGTAGTCGGCGCATTAGCCGCGTTCTATCACGATTCACTCGACATTAATAACGACACCCACCGCGAGATCACCGCTTATCGACTACTGTCGAAAATGCCGACTCTAGCGGCAATGTGTTACAAATACTCAATCGGTCAGCCGTTTATCTACCCAAGAAACGACCTCAGCTACGCAGAAAACTTCTTGCACATGATGTTTGCTAACCCATGTGAAGAATATGCGGTCAATCCGGTTGTGGCTCGCGCAATGGATAAGATTTTCACCCTCCATGCCGATCATGAGCAAAACGCGTCTACATCAACCGTACGTCTTGCAGGTTCTTCTGGTGCCAACCCGTTCGCGTGTATCGCGGCAGGTATCGCCTCTCTATGGGGACCAGCGCACGGTGGTGCCAACGAAGCTTGTTTGAAGATGCTTGAAGAGATCGGCAGTGTTGAAAACATCCCTGAATACATTGAGCGCGCCAAAGACAAAGATGATCCATTCCGCCTAATGGGCTTTGGTCACCGCGTCTACAAGAACTACGACCCACGTGCGACAGTAATGCGTGAAACTTGTCACGACGTACTCAAAGAGCTCAACATTCAAGATCCACTGCTAGACGTTGCTATGGAGCTTGAGCGTATCGCATTGTCAGACGAATACTTCGTGTCTAAGAAACTCTACCCGAACGTAGACTTCTACTCAGGTATCATCTTGAAAGCAATTGGTATTCCTGTCTCTATGTTCACGGTTATCTTTGCTCTATCTCGTACTATTGGTTGGATCGCGCATTGGAACGAAATGCACAGCGACCCACTAAACCGTATCGGTCGTCCTCGCCAGCTATACACAGGTGAAGTTCAACGCGAATTCTCACCAATGCATGAGCGCGAATAA
- a CDS encoding DUF2788 domain-containing protein has product MLYDYMNMLESIGLDLLFASIFFLIGMAIKDVLKAGNVPPFGRRIVWLVLFLGCAGFIAKGIIQLSWEGGGIG; this is encoded by the coding sequence ATGCTTTACGACTACATGAACATGCTCGAGTCTATTGGTCTCGATCTGCTTTTTGCGTCTATCTTTTTTCTAATAGGTATGGCGATAAAAGATGTATTAAAAGCGGGAAATGTCCCCCCTTTCGGTCGCCGCATTGTATGGTTAGTCCTGTTCCTTGGCTGCGCTGGTTTTATTGCTAAAGGCATCATCCAGTTGAGCTGGGAAGGTGGTGGTATTGGCTGA
- the seqA gene encoding replication initiation negative regulator SeqA, with translation MKTIEVDEDLYRYIASQTQHIGESASDILRRLLMTDATAPIAQQPAVTQAKGIVVSKDAIMEDKVDGVKAMRSLLISDEFAGLKKAIDRFMLVLSTLHRIDPASFSEATQVKGRKRVYFADNEQTLLASGNTTKPKAIPGSPFWVITNNNTSRKRQMVEQLMTRMNFPADLIEKVTHSI, from the coding sequence ATGAAAACAATTGAGGTTGATGAGGATCTATACCGTTACATCGCAAGTCAAACCCAGCATATTGGTGAAAGTGCGTCAGACATTTTGCGTCGTCTATTGATGACTGATGCGACTGCGCCTATCGCTCAGCAGCCGGCTGTGACGCAAGCTAAGGGTATAGTGGTCAGTAAAGATGCAATTATGGAAGATAAGGTGGATGGTGTTAAAGCAATGCGTTCACTGCTGATCTCTGACGAGTTTGCGGGTTTGAAGAAAGCGATAGATCGCTTCATGCTCGTGCTGTCGACTTTGCACCGAATCGACCCAGCTAGCTTTTCTGAAGCCACTCAAGTGAAAGGTCGCAAACGCGTTTACTTTGCTGACAATGAGCAAACTCTCCTTGCCAGCGGTAATACGACGAAACCAAAAGCCATTCCTGGTTCTCCGTTTTGGGTTATTACCAACAACAACACCAGCCGCAAAAGACAGATGGTTGAGCAGTTGATGACAAGAATGAACTTCCCAGCCGATTTGATTGAGAAAGTCACTCACTCAATTTAA
- a CDS encoding alpha/beta fold hydrolase, with product MSQLLNYKDEGQGRSVILLHGLFGNLDNLGLLARDLKTDHRVISVDLRNHGESFHSDEHNYLVMAKDVQQLLEHLDVNDAIVIGHSMGGKVAMKLADIAAARISKLLVLDMAPVKYNQNRHDNVFKGLQAVLEHKPTTRKHALALLAEHIELDGVRQFLSKSLYKVDQYLTWRFNVASLADNYWHILGWEPISSSQIETLFIKGGDSDYLTAQHQPEVQKQFLRAKAHVIANTGHWLHAEKPAEVLRAIRKFIA from the coding sequence ATGTCACAACTGCTCAACTACAAAGACGAGGGGCAAGGCCGCTCAGTTATTTTGCTCCACGGATTATTTGGCAATTTAGATAACCTCGGCCTGTTGGCTAGAGATCTTAAAACCGACCATCGTGTCATTAGTGTCGATTTACGTAATCATGGCGAGTCGTTCCACAGCGATGAGCATAACTATCTGGTGATGGCGAAGGATGTTCAGCAGCTACTCGAGCACCTCGACGTCAATGATGCCATTGTGATTGGTCACTCTATGGGTGGCAAAGTAGCGATGAAACTCGCCGACATCGCCGCAGCCAGAATCAGCAAGCTGTTAGTCCTCGATATGGCACCAGTCAAATACAATCAAAACCGACATGATAACGTGTTTAAAGGTTTACAAGCGGTTCTCGAACACAAACCGACCACACGTAAACACGCGCTAGCTTTGCTCGCAGAACATATCGAGCTCGATGGCGTTCGCCAATTTCTCAGTAAATCCTTGTACAAGGTAGATCAGTATCTGACGTGGCGTTTTAATGTTGCTAGCTTGGCAGACAACTATTGGCACATCCTAGGTTGGGAGCCAATCAGTTCAAGCCAAATTGAAACCCTCTTTATTAAAGGGGGCGATTCCGACTACCTCACCGCGCAACACCAGCCCGAGGTACAAAAGCAGTTTCTCCGCGCTAAAGCCCATGTTATCGCCAATACCGGGCACTGGCTGCATGCTGAAAAGCCAGCTGAAGTTCTCCGAGCGATTCGTAAATTTATTGCGTAA